A section of the Telopea speciosissima isolate NSW1024214 ecotype Mountain lineage chromosome 3, Tspe_v1, whole genome shotgun sequence genome encodes:
- the LOC122655882 gene encoding probable leucine-rich repeat receptor-like protein kinase At5g63930 produces the protein MLKVYELERVSVLGFTGFVLLLALFLPSGSEGLNPEGQLLLLLKSSLHDDFNYLGSWNSSDQTPCGWMGVNCTLDYDPVVWSLNLNSMNLSGTLSPSIGGLFHLTYLDLSFNQFSGSIPKEIGNCSVLELLSLNNNLFEGLIPIQLGNLCNLKNLNICNNKLSGPFPETLGNLSSLEEIVAFTNNLTGPLPRSLGNLKRLKIFRAGQNAISGSLPAEISGCESLEVLGLAQNSLGGEIPKELGMLGNLTDLVLWQNQVSGVIPKELGNCTNLRTFALYENELVGGIPIEIGNLKFLEKLYLYRNGLNGTIPKEVSNLSLATEIDFSENYLTGEIPVEFSKIKGLRLLYLFQNQLTGVIPDELSSLVNLTKLDLSINYLTGPIPVGFQYLRELLQLQLFQNSLNGSIPQGLGVYSQLWVVDFSENQLTGQIPHHLCRQSNLILLNLGSNMLNGNIPTGVTTCKSLVQLRLSGNRLTGSLPSDLCKLVNLSAVDLDSNNFGGPIPPEIGNCKTLQRLHLSANYFMSELPREIGNLSQLVIFNISSNMLTGQIPRDIVNCKMLQRLDLSQNNFVDALPYELGTLSQLELLKLSDNKLSGNIPIALGNLSHLTELQMGGNAFSGGIPPQLGALSSLQIAMNLSYNNLSGEIPPELGNLMLLEFLLLNNNHLTGEVPDTFGNLSSLLGCNVSYNDLTGYLPSIPLFKNMDVSNFIGNKGLCGGPLGDCSVSLSSPSSPTQSKGVAAPVAKLIAIIAAVVGGISLILIVILVYFMRRPVEIIAPSQDKQPASPVSDIYFSPKEGFTFQDLVEATNNFDDSFVIGRGACGTVYRAVMESGQIIAVKRLESNREGNHVDNSFRAEILTLGKVRHRNIVKLYGFCYHHGSNLLLYEYMAKGSLGELLHGESCGLDWQTRFMIALGAAQGLAYLHHDCKPKIIHRDIKSNNILLDDCFEAHVGDFGLAKVIDMPQSKSVSAVAGSYGYIAPEYAFTMKVTEKCDIYSYGVVLLELLTGRAPVQPLEQGGDLVTWVRNYIQNHSLTSGILDARLNLEDKSTIDHMITVLKIALLCTIMSPFDRPTMREVVSMLIESSELKGDFISSPINDNLPLKDDFS, from the exons ATGCTGAAGGTCTATGAATTAGAGAGAGTTTCGGTTCTGGGGTTTACTGGATTTGTTTTACTGTTAGCTCTTTTCCTGCCTTCTGGTTCCGAAGGATTAAACCCGGAGGGACAGCTCCTCCTGTTACTGAAGAGTAGCCTTCATGATGACTTCAATTATCTGGGTAGTTGGAATTCTAGTGACCAGACGCCATGTGGATGGATGGGTGTGAATTGCACACTCGATTATGATCCAGTTGTATGGTCCCTCAATCTAAATTCCATGAATCTCTCAGGTACCCTATCACCGAGTATTGGTGGTTTGTTCCACTTGACTTACCTTGATTTGTCGTTCAATCAGTTCTCTGGGAGTATACCTAAGGAGATTGGAAACTGTTCGGTTTTGGAGCTTCTTAGTCTGAACAATAATCTGTTTGAAGGTCTTATTCCTATTCAATTGGGTAATCtatgtaatttaaaaaatttgaatatATGCAACAATAAACTCTCTGGACCTTTTCCAGAGACGCTCGGGAATCTTTCTTCCTTGGAAGAAATTGTAGCGTTCACTAACAATCTCACTGGGCCACTGCCTCGTTCACTTGGGAATCTCAAGAGATTGAAAATTTTTCGAGCAGGTCAGAATGCAATTTCTGGAAGCCTACCAGCAGAGATTAGTGGATGTGAGAGCTTAGAAGTACTGGGTCTTGCACAAAACTCTTTAGGAGGTGAAATACCTAAAGAGCTTGGAATGCTTGGGAACTTGACTGATCTGGTCCTTTGGCAGAATCAGGTATCTGGGGTTATTCCAAAGGAGCTTGGGAATTGTACAAACCTCAGGACTTTTGCTCTGTATGAGAATGAGCTTGTTGGTGGAATTCCAATTGAGATTGGAAACCTGAAATTTCTGGAGAAATTATACCTCTACAGAAATGGGTTGAATGGGACGATTCCAAAGGAAGTTAGCAATCTTTCTCTGGCAACAGAAATTGACTTCTCTGAGAACTATTTGACAGGAGAGATACCAGTGGAGTTCAGCAAGATAAAGGGTTTACGTTTACTCTACCTTTTCCAGAACCAGCTTACGGGTGTTATCCCTGACGAACTTAGCAGCTTGGTGAATTTGACTAAGCTTGATCTTTCAATTAATTACCTCACTGGTCCTATTCCTGTTGGATTTCAATATTTGAGAGAACTACTCCAGTTGCAGCTCTTTCAAAACTCACTAAATGGTAGCATTCCTCAAGGCCTTGGGGTTTATAGCCAACTTTGGGTGGTTGATTTTTCAGAGAATCAGCTAACTGGACAAATACCCCATCATCTGTGTAGACAGTCTAACTTGATTTTACTGAATCTAGGTTCAAATATGCTGAATGGAAACATCCCTACCGGAGTTACAACATGCAAATCATTGGTGCAACTTCGTCTCTCTGGAAACAGGCTTACAGGGAGTCTTCCTTCTGACCTATGCAAATTGGTCAATCTCTCTGCTGTTGATTTGGACTCAAATAACTTCGGTGGGCCTATTCCTCCTGAAATTGGGAACTGCAAAACATTGCAAAGACTTCACCTATCAGCTAATTACTTCATGTCTGAGTTGCCAAGAGAGATAGGAAATCTTTCCCAGTTGGTTATCTTTAATATCTCATCAAATATGCTTACTGGGCAAATACCACGAGACATCGTCAATTGTAAGATGCTTCAACGACTTGATCTAAGCCAGAACAATTTTGTCGATGCTTTACCATATGAACTTGGAACCCTTTCACAGTTGGAGCTTCTCAAACTTTCAGACAATAAGCTTTCAGGGAATATTCCCATAGCATTAGGGAATCTATCCCACCTGACTGAGTTACAAATGGGTGGTAATGCATTTTCTGGTGGCATACCGCCACAATTGGGTGCTCTTTCAAGCTTGCAGATTGCTATGAATCTTAGTTACAATAATCTTTCTGGGGAAATACCGCCAGAGCTTGGGAATCTCATGTTACTGGAATTCCTCCTGCTGAACAACAATCACTTGACTGGTGAAGTTCCTGACACATTTGGAAATCTGTCAAGCTTACTGGGGTGCAATGTTTCGTACAATGACCTAACTGGATATTTACCTTCCATTCCACTGTTCAAGAACATGGATGTCAGCAACTTCATTGGCAACAAAGGGCTATGTGGTGGACCTCTTGGTGACTGCAGTGTATCTCTGTCTTCACCCTCTTCCCCAACACAATCAAAAGGTGTTGCTGCCCCTGTGGCTAAACTCATCGCAATAATTGCAGCGGTTGTTGGTGGGATTTCTCTCATTCTAATTGTAATTCTTGTATACTTCATGAGGCGTCCAGTTGAGATCATTGCTCCTTCTCAAGATAAACAGCCAGCTTCTCCTGTCTCAGATATATACTTTTCCCCGAAGGAAGGGTTCACTTTCCAGGATCTGGTTGAAGCCACAAATAACTTTGATGACAGTTTTGTTATTGGAAGGGGGGCTTGTGGAACAGTGTATAGGGCTGTTATGGAATCTGGACAGATAATTGCTGTGAAGAGACTTGAATCTAATAGAGAAGGAAACCATGTTGACAACAGTTTCCGTGCTGAGATTTTAACATTGGGAAAGGTGAGACATCGGAATATTGTGAAGCTTTATGGCTTCTGCTATCACCACGGTTCCAATCTTCTTCTCTATGAGTACATGGCGAAGGGTAGCCTTGGTGAGTTGCTTCATGGGGAATCCTGTGGCCTCGACTGGCAGACACGGTTCATGATTGCTCTAGGGGCTGCTCAGGGGCTTGCTTACTTGCATCATGACTGTAAGCCTAAGATCATTCACAGAGACATAAAGTCAAACAACATTCTACTTGATGATTGCTTTGAAGCTCATGTTGGGGATTTTGGATTGGCTAAGGTGATAGACATGCCACAATCCAAATCAGTGTCTGCAGTCGCAGGATCATATGGTTATATTGCCCCTG AATATGCATTCACCATGAAAGTTACTGAAAAATGCGACATCTATAGCTATGGGGTTGTTCTATTGGAGTTGCTGACTGGCAGAGCACCAGTACAACCACTAGAACAAGGAGGTGACCTTGTTACGTGGGTGAGAAATTATATTCAGAACCATTCTTTGACATCTGGGATTCTTGATGCTCGATTAAATTTAGAAGACAAGAGTACTATTGATCACATGATTACTGTCTTAAAAATTGCTTTACTCTGCACCATTATGTCACCTTTTGACCGCCCGACAATGCGAGAAGTTGTGTCAATGCTGATTGAATCTAGTGAGCTGAAAGGGGACTTTATTTCTTCTCCAATTAATGATAACCTCCCTTTGAAGGATGACTTCTCATGA